The Prevotella fusca JCM 17724 genome includes a window with the following:
- a CDS encoding carboxylesterase family protein, whose product MINFNKLTVAVGVALTLSVTPGSTQAQPQNLQEKIKNYFLQTLKTKQNAELKSKATYTRNTNYATDIQKQIKNKDIASNQKMVWTAWCEANRELQEQKLIKPESLQKGGHGSWNLPQGLEPNATMPYYYGTKGKTDGKLPLFLYLHGSGPKEQEWKTGLLLGNRFQDGPSLYFIPQIPNEGDYYRWWQVAKQFAWEQLIRQAFVDGNVDANRLYVFGISEGGYGSQRLASFYADYWAAAGPMAGGEPLKNAPVENCANIGFSFLTGADDTGFYRNILTYYTQMAFDSAQLSQPLSADKRPLFRHRINLLPGMQHRIDYDLTTPWLKNFVRNPYPKTVLWEDFEMDGRHRSGFYNLQVLKSPSEQRTYYDMAINNNVIKININDVEYTTIEKEGQWGIEMKFNRSYRQSKGGRLRIYLNDQLVDMDKTVTVIVNDRQLYRSNIKATLQDMINSCTEYFDPCRIFPTSIELSY is encoded by the coding sequence ATGATTAATTTCAATAAACTTACCGTAGCCGTGGGAGTGGCTCTCACCCTGTCTGTCACACCAGGCAGCACACAGGCACAACCGCAGAATTTGCAGGAGAAGATTAAAAACTATTTCCTGCAAACCTTAAAAACAAAACAGAACGCAGAGCTGAAAAGCAAGGCGACCTATACACGTAACACGAATTATGCTACTGACATACAGAAGCAGATTAAGAACAAGGACATTGCAAGTAATCAGAAAATGGTGTGGACGGCATGGTGTGAGGCAAACCGGGAGCTGCAGGAGCAGAAGCTCATAAAGCCGGAAAGCCTGCAGAAAGGCGGTCATGGCTCATGGAACCTGCCGCAGGGGCTGGAACCGAATGCCACTATGCCCTACTACTACGGCACGAAAGGGAAGACTGACGGGAAGCTGCCGCTCTTCCTTTATCTGCATGGCTCGGGACCGAAAGAACAGGAATGGAAGACCGGATTGCTGTTAGGGAACAGATTTCAGGACGGTCCGTCGCTCTATTTCATTCCACAGATTCCCAACGAAGGCGACTACTATCGCTGGTGGCAGGTTGCCAAACAGTTTGCCTGGGAGCAGCTCATACGCCAGGCATTCGTTGACGGGAACGTTGATGCCAACCGCCTTTACGTGTTCGGCATATCCGAAGGAGGCTACGGCAGCCAGCGTCTCGCCTCGTTCTACGCCGACTACTGGGCTGCAGCTGGTCCGATGGCAGGCGGCGAACCTCTGAAGAATGCGCCGGTGGAGAACTGCGCCAACATTGGTTTTTCTTTCCTTACAGGAGCTGACGACACTGGGTTCTACCGCAACATCCTAACCTATTATACGCAAATGGCTTTCGACTCGGCGCAGTTATCCCAACCTCTTTCAGCGGACAAGCGTCCACTCTTCCGCCATCGCATCAACCTTCTCCCCGGCATGCAACATAGAATTGACTACGACCTGACCACCCCATGGCTCAAGAACTTTGTTCGGAATCCATATCCCAAGACGGTTCTCTGGGAGGATTTTGAGATGGACGGACGCCACCGCTCGGGTTTCTACAACCTGCAGGTATTGAAGTCTCCCTCAGAGCAGCGCACCTATTATGACATGGCTATTAACAACAATGTCATAAAAATAAACATCAACGATGTGGAATACACCACCATCGAAAAGGAAGGGCAATGGGGCATTGAGATGAAGTTCAACCGTTCATACAGACAGTCAAAGGGTGGACGGCTGCGCATCTATCTCAACGACCAGCTTGTAGACATGGACAAGACGGTAACTGTCATCGTCAATGACAGGCAGCTTTATCGAAGCAATATCAAAGCAACTTTACAGGATATGATTAATAGTTGTACAGAATACTTCGACCCCTGCCGCATCTTCCCGACCTCCATTGAACTCAGCTATTAG
- a CDS encoding methyltransferase family protein, translating into MDASFFTTLQAGWLNAWIPSFGMVLIQFIYMAIFKEGGKRAVDKSWYTSKDKTNATASAILQIILLILSVFVPLKFGTMWFVVGSLVFLLSLVSFLSAFHSYASAPADKPIKKGIYRWSRNPMYFFFFTGMIGTCIASASLWLLIVLIPFIIATHFIILGEERYCTETYGMEYIEYKMHTPRYLLFF; encoded by the coding sequence ATGGATGCTTCTTTCTTCACAACATTGCAAGCCGGCTGGCTTAACGCATGGATTCCTTCCTTTGGAATGGTACTAATTCAGTTCATCTATATGGCGATATTCAAAGAAGGGGGGAAACGTGCTGTAGACAAATCATGGTACACCTCAAAAGATAAAACAAATGCTACGGCAAGTGCAATTCTTCAGATAATCCTGTTAATACTATCTGTCTTTGTGCCTTTGAAATTCGGCACAATGTGGTTTGTCGTCGGCTCACTTGTTTTCCTCCTTTCTTTGGTGTCCTTTCTCTCGGCATTTCACAGCTACGCATCTGCACCAGCTGACAAACCCATCAAAAAAGGTATATATAGATGGTCCCGCAACCCCATGTACTTTTTCTTCTTCACAGGCATGATTGGTACCTGCATCGCTTCCGCTTCACTGTGGTTACTTATCGTTCTCATACCGTTTATTATAGCCACACATTTCATTATTCTGGGAGAGGAACGCTACTGTACGGAAACCTATGGCATGGAATATATTGAATACAAGATGCACACACCACGATATCTCCTTTTCTTTTAA
- a CDS encoding class I SAM-dependent methyltransferase, whose translation MIESKLSDLPETMLITLWAKAEETKRADALLRDEKAAEIIKRIEYDFSKFSKARFSQAGCCVRASLIDTETRDFLDNHPDAVVIQLGAGIDARFERMQRPPVTHWYDLDLEEAIRLRRQLLAESEQNTYITSSMFDYGWTEIVKSHGKPVLIIIEGVLMYFDPEKIRAFFQELCMRFDNATILFDMLAFSLVGHSRQHDTLKKVGKDLEFKWSLLDTREMETWNPKLRLEKEFYMSKYDHGRFPIFFRMLYKIPYFFRRYNQRVVRLHIT comes from the coding sequence ATGATAGAAAGTAAACTGTCAGACCTGCCCGAGACAATGCTGATAACGCTATGGGCAAAGGCTGAAGAAACCAAACGGGCGGATGCCCTGTTACGTGATGAAAAAGCGGCTGAAATCATAAAAAGAATAGAATATGATTTTTCCAAGTTCAGTAAAGCAAGATTCTCACAGGCTGGATGCTGTGTCAGGGCAAGCCTGATTGACACTGAGACCCGGGATTTCCTCGATAATCATCCCGACGCGGTGGTTATCCAGTTAGGAGCCGGCATAGATGCACGGTTCGAACGGATGCAACGTCCACCTGTGACGCACTGGTACGACTTGGATCTTGAGGAAGCCATCAGACTTCGTCGCCAGCTGTTGGCAGAAAGTGAACAGAACACATACATAACTTCCTCCATGTTTGATTATGGTTGGACAGAAATTGTAAAATCCCACGGCAAGCCAGTCCTCATCATCATTGAAGGAGTATTGATGTACTTCGACCCAGAGAAGATACGGGCATTCTTCCAAGAACTTTGCATGCGTTTTGACAATGCTACCATCTTGTTCGACATGCTCGCATTCTCTTTAGTTGGACATTCAAGACAGCATGACACGCTGAAAAAAGTAGGCAAGGATTTGGAATTCAAATGGTCACTGTTAGATACAAGGGAAATGGAAACCTGGAATCCCAAGTTACGGCTCGAAAAAGAATTCTATATGAGCAAATACGACCATGGACGCTTCCCGATTTTTTTCAGAATGCTCTATAAAATCCCTTACTTCTTCCGCCGTTATAACCAACGTGTGGTAAGATTACATATTACATAA